In Arachis hypogaea cultivar Tifrunner chromosome 2, arahy.Tifrunner.gnm2.J5K5, whole genome shotgun sequence, a genomic segment contains:
- the LOC112726471 gene encoding uncharacterized protein has translation MASINSSVLWKYCEVLRLTKNMRLTIGLEQSTPQELRSFSDWILQIGEGRCGIVVNDKLFVDIPSDLIIPILENPVEDIVNTIYLIQNFRDPSFFQDRAILVPTVDNVEEINNYIVDLLPDKEKNYLSADSICGSDVYSDVDVDWINVEFLNQIRCSGLPNHSLKLKIGVPIILLRNIDPAGGLCNGTRLVMRDLGRNVIGADIVSGSNVGDKVFITRMNMIPSDTVIPFKFQHRQFPVSLSFAMTINKSQGQTLSTVGLFLRHPVFCHGQLYVALS, from the coding sequence ATGGCTTCGATAAATTCTTCTGTCCTCTGGAAATATTGCGAAGTTTTACGTTTGACGAAAAATATGAGGTTAACAATAGGATTGGAACAATCAACTCCTCAGGAGTTAAGGTCATTTTCAGATTGGATACTTCAAATCGGTGAAGGTCGATGTGGAATAGTGGTCAATGATAAACTTTTTGTTGATATTCCTTCTGATCTAATCATTCCTATCTTGGAAAATCCAGTGGAAGATATTGTAAATACAATCTATCTGATTCAGAATTTTCGTGATCCAAGTTTCTTCCAAGATAGGGCAATTCTGGTTCCGACTGTCGACAATGTTGAAGAGATAAACAATTATATAGTTGACTTGTTGCCCGATAAGGAGAAAAATTATCTCAGTGCTGATTCGATATGTGGTAGTGATGTCTATtctgatgttgatgttgattggATAAATGTTGAATTCTTGAATCAGATTAGATGTTCTGGTCTACCTAATCATTCATTGAAGTTGAAAATAGGCGTGCCTATTATTTTGTTGAGGAATATTGATCCAGCTGGGGGTTTGTGTAATGGGACTCGACTTGTTATGCGAGATCTAGGGAGAAATGTGATCGGCGCGGATATTGTTTCTGGTAGTAATGTTGGGGATAAAGTTTTTATCACCAGAATGAATATGATTCCCAGTGATACGGTTATACCGTTTAAATTCCAACACCGTCAATTTCCGGTTTCTCTGTCGTTTGCGATGACAATAAACAAAAGCCAGGGTCAGACATTATCAACTGTTGGTTTGTTCTTGCGTCATCCTGTGTTTTGTCACGGTCAACTTTATGTAGCTCTTTCCTGA